The following are encoded together in the Daucus carota subsp. sativus chromosome 5, DH1 v3.0, whole genome shotgun sequence genome:
- the LOC108221560 gene encoding NADP-dependent malic enzyme yields the protein MQQALKKIVSFSEQITRRRNRGLCCRFISMADTTSAVGGGVQDVYGEDCATEDQIITPWTLSVASGYNLLRDPRYNKGMAFTHEERDAHYLRGLLPPVVISQQLQEKRLMQNLRSFEAPLHKYISLMELLDRDEKLFFKLLIDNMEELLPIVYTPTVGEACQRYGSIFRRPRGLFISLNDKGKILEVLKNWPEKSIQVIVVTDGERILGLGDLGCQGMGIPVGKLALYTALGGVRPSACLPITIDVGTNNEKLLNDEFYIGIRQRRATGKVYSDFLHEFMTAIKQNYGEKVLVQFEDFANHNAFELLEKYSPTHLVFNDDVQGTAAVVLSGLVAALKSLGGTLADHTFLFFGAGEAGTGIAELLALEMYHQAKLPVDESRKKIWFVDSKGLVVSSRMESLQAFKKPWAHDHEPVTNLIDIIKAVKPTALIGTSGQGKTFTKEVIEAMASFNKKPLIMALSNPTTQSECTAEEAYYWTEGRAIFSSGSPFNPVEYNGKVFFPGQANNAYIFPGFGLGLVMSGAIRVHKEMLLAASEALGGTVTQEDCQKGMIYPPISNIRKISAHIAANVAAKAYEIGVATRLPQPENLVKFAESCMYNPNYRNYR from the exons ATGCAGCAAGCATTAAAGAAGATAGTAAGCTTTAGTGAGCAAATAACAAGACGAAGAAACAGAGGTTTGTGTTGCAGGTTTATAAGTATGGCTGATACGACTAGTGCTGTTGGTGGTGGTGTACAAGATGTCTACGGCGAGGATTGTGCCACTGAGGATCAGATTATCACCCCCTGGACCCTCTCCGTTGCCAG TGGGTATAATTTACTGAGAGATCCACGCTACAACAAGGGGATGGCTTTTACTCACGAAGAAAGAGATGCTCATTACTTGCGTGGCCTTCTTCCTCCTGTAGTAATAAGCCAGCAACTTCAG GAGAAGAGATTGATGCAGAATCTTCGGAGTTTTGAAGCTCCATTACACAAGTACATAAGTTTGATGGAATTACTG GATAGGGATGAGAAGCTATTCTTTAAGCTTCTGATTGATAACATGGAGGAACTTCTGCCTATTGTTTACACTCCAACTGTTGGTGAGGCGTGCCAAAGATATGGCAGCATATTTAGACGTCCGCGTGGACTTTTTATCAGCTTGAATGACAA GGGAAAAATTCTTGAGGTTTTGAAGAACTGGCCAGAGAAGAGTATTCAAGTCATTGTTGTGACTGATGGAGAGAGAATTCTGGGACTTGGGGACCTTGGTTGCCAG GGAATGGGCATACCCGTGGGTAAACTTGCTCTGTACACTGCACTAGGGGGAGTCAGACCTTCCGCG TGCTTGCCTATAACCATTGATGTTGGTACAAATAATGAAAAGTTACTAAATGATGAATTCTACATTGGGATCAGGCAAAGGAGGGCAACTGGGAAG GTGTATAGTGATTTTCTGCATGAATTCATGACTGCCATCAAGCAGAACTATGGTGAAAAAGTTTTAGTACAG TTTGAAGATTTTGCGAACCATAATGCTTTCGAGCTGTTGGAAAAATATAGCCCTACCCATCTGGTCTTCAATGATGATGTTCAG GGGACAGCAGCTGTGGTTTTATCAGGGCTAGTTGCTGCACTGAAATCACTTGGAGGAACATTGGCCGATCACACGTTTTTGTTCTTTGGTGCTGGGGAA GCAGGTACAGGTATAGCTGAACTACTAGCGCTTGAGATGTATCACCAG GCAAAACTTCCGGTGGATGAGTCACGTAAGAAGATCTGGTTTGTAGACTCAAAG GGCTTGGTAGTTAGTTCTCGTATGGAATCCCTTCAGGCCTTCAAAAAACCATGGGCTCATGACCACGAACCTGTTACAAATCTCATAGATATTATCAAG GCTGTCAAGCCCACAGCCTTAATTGGGACATCGGGGCAGGGAAAGACTTTCACAAAGGAGGTTATTGAAGCTATGGCCTCCTTTAATAAG AAACCTCTTATTATGGCACTCTCCAATCCTACCACTCAATCTGAGTGCACTGCTGAGGAAGCTTATTACTGGACGGAG GGTCGAGCAATTTTTTCTAGCGGAAGCCCATTTAACCCTGTAGAGTACAACGGCAAAGTTTTCTTTCCTGGACAG GCAAACAACGCTTATATCTTTCCTGGATTTGGCCTTGGGTTGGTCATGTCTGGTGCGATTCGTGTGCACAAGGAAATGCTTCTCGCAGCTT CTGAAGCGTTGGGTGGTACAGTAACACAGGAGGACTGTCAGAAGGGAATGATTTACCCACCAATCTCTAATATACGAAAGATATCTGCACACATTGCAGCCAATGTTGCTGCAAAGGCATATGAAATCG GTGTAGCAACACGACTTCCTCAGCCTGAAAATTTGGTGAAGTTTGCAGAGAGCTGCATGTACAATCCAAATTATCGTAATTATCGCTGA
- the LOC108220680 gene encoding uncharacterized protein LOC108220680 — protein MSDQSFANVGNLDHCTKYLNQTLVNFGFPASLDLFATDPVSIARTCNCMYSLLQQRQRDIEFRESANEQRQRLMSDISRFEAKIERLEAQLSAKDREIATITRTEAKAAAAFKAQIDKLQQERDEFQRMVIGNQQARTQQIHEMKKKEKEYVKLQERLNQVVMEKKKESRSGMEIMNLLQKEGRQRGTWNGKKADNDFYKKIVDAYESKNQELVAENADLRALLRSMQGDMRDFLNAPNGSSKQSLPVNERLESDSSHSPLGGKTDVFDLPFHMGRDQIEESLRAKIAFIKERMVELQDAQKEADVTSEATERELELEAQLVEARSIIQEQASIMSKHVAKSERPRRLSGLLESERDPIISSPTEGMN, from the exons ATGAG TGACCAATCATTTGCAAATGTTGGAAACTTGGATCACTGCACCAAGTACTTGAATCAAACACTCGTGAATTTCGGATTCCCCGCTTCTCTCGATCTTTTCGCTACTGATCCG GTTTCGATTGCGCGTACCTGTAACTGTATGTACTCATTGCTGCAGCAGAGGCAGCGTGATATTGAATTTCGAGAGTCTGCTAATGAGCAGAGGCAACG ACTTATGTCAGACATATCAAGATTTGAGGCTAAAATCGAGAGGCTGGAAGCACAGTTATCTGCTAAAGATAGGGAAATAGCAACTATCACTAGAACG GAAGCTAAAGCTGCAGCTGCTTTTAAGGCTCAAATTGATAAGTTACAACAGGAGAGAGACGAATTTCAGAGGATGGTTATTGGCAATCAG CAAGCGAGAACTCAACAAATTCATGAAATgaagaaaaaagagaaagaatatGTGAAGCTGCAG GAAAGGTTGAACCAAGTAGTGATGGAGAAAAAGAAGGAATCTAGATCAGGCATGGAAATAATGAATCTACTTCAG AAAGAAGGGCGGCAACGTGGGACTTGGAATGGAAAGAAGGCTGACAATGACTTTTATAAGAAAATT GTGGATGCTTATGAGTCAAAAAATCAAGAATTAGTTGCCGAAAATGCTGATTTGAGGGCATTATTACGGTCAATGCAG GGGGACATGCGTGACTTCTTAAATGCTCCAAATGGGTCCTCCAAACAATCTTTGCCTGTCAATGAGAGGCTAGAGTCAGATTCTTCACATTCACCATTGGGTGGGAAAACG GATGTTTTTGACCTGCCTTTTCACATGGGAAGAGATCAAATTGAAGAAAGTCTGCGTGCCAAGATTGCCTTCATAAAG GAGCGCATGGTTGAACTACAAGATGCACAAAAAGAAGCTGATGTCACCTCTGAAGCCACTGAGAGAGAGCTTGAGCTGGAGGCGCAACTTGTTGAGGCCAGGAGCATTATTCAAGAACAG GCATCCATTATGTCTAAACATGTTGCCAAGTCTGAGAggccaag GAGACTAAGTGGGCTTCTTGAATCTGAAAGGGATCCAATCATTTCATCACCTACTGAG GGTATGAACTAA
- the LOC108221559 gene encoding uncharacterized protein LOC108221559 has protein sequence MNMFPNEGDAGRILRVDEIKIHSSRILRRDSSTGESSRIYHRSAEGVPFNWETQPGTPKHPRREEAIPPPTPPPGARSFFPPIKPFADHSSKDDNSHAMHKSWFWRKHWKKQQTHRDYFGRKCQVVSSNVKSKNSDDLFGNYFDGESAGCVGDSSSSESKSSCEYSSNGSSRELKDDGEHCNNDHEVHKPFGCSPWNMTGIMVRVVKRV, from the coding sequence ATGAATATGTTCCCCAACGAAGGAGATGCAGGGAGAATATTAAGAGTCgatgaaattaaaatacattcgAGCAGAATCTTGCGTCGAGATTCATCAACCGGAGAATCTTCACGTATTTATCACCGGAGTGCAGAAGGAGTGCCGTTCAATTGGGAAACACAACCGGGGACTCCAAAGCATCCTCGCCGCGAAGAAGCTATTCCTCCGCCAACGCCTCCGCCAGGGGCTCGGAGCTTCTTCCCACCAATAAAACCGTTTGCAGATCATTCGTCTAAAGATGATAACAGTCATGCAATGCACAAATCATGGTTTTGGCGAAAACACTGGAAAAAGCAACAAACACACAGGGACTACTTTGGAAGGAAATGTCAAGTAGTAAGTTCTAATGTTAAGTCCAAGAACTCTGATGATCTGTTTGGTAATTATTTCGATGGGGAATCCGCTGGTTGTGTTGGTGATTCGTCCAGTTCGGAATCAAAATCATCGTGTGAATATTCGTCTAATGGCTCCTCGCGTGAATTAAAAGATGATGGTGAACATTGTAATAATGATCATGAGGTACATAAGCCTTTTGGTTGTAGTCCTTGGAACATGACAGGAATCATGGTTCGTGTTGTGAAACGGGTTTGA